A stretch of the Duncaniella dubosii genome encodes the following:
- a CDS encoding glycoside hydrolase family 71/99 protein, which translates to MIYRNLLLTITISMVGLSANAKSERVATESNHWMLTDALGRKACGYDVAGDRKEDRFVGMFYWTWHQGFDSTGGNDDTSIEVKNISEVLRLHPEAMDDYNHPAWGEPGKRPGVFYWDEPIFGYYKTTDPWVLRKHAEMLADAGVDCVFFDCTNGAHIWENSFRALLKTWDKAQKDGVNVPKIVFMLPFAPTDDSRKSLINLYNGLYGKGEYENLWFYWKGKPLIMAYSDNLADTGIERKIREFFTFRPGQPDYVFGSDPATPQWGWLEVFPTHGYCYDKEKRQFEQCVVGIAQNARALSGGHCCAFNLSDTYGRSYSYLKGFDSREDAYLYGWNFQEQWNRAIDYLKPQMVFVTGWNEWTSGMWTKAHGWSDPLSFVDQFDRDHSRDIEPTKGWGDKGDVYYQQLVDNVRRFKGMAKPQTASAPKTIELGRAHEWDDVMPEYKAYRGNTFHRDHRGRYNKYYTNSSGRNDIVGSKVAHDRDYVYFRVETAEALTAPTDPHWMMLLIDIDRYKATGWNGYDFIVNRRSPETDGVCIEKSNGSSWEWQQIGNGKYVVSGNVLEIAIPKKLLGVDDNLSFEFKWNDNMQHPGDIMDFYVNGDTAPGGRFNYIYESLPESIGHTVCADSHKASY; encoded by the coding sequence ATGATTTATCGCAATTTATTATTGACAATAACAATCTCGATGGTCGGTCTTTCGGCAAATGCTAAATCAGAGAGAGTTGCCACCGAGAGCAATCATTGGATGCTTACTGATGCTCTTGGTCGCAAAGCCTGCGGATATGATGTCGCAGGTGACCGTAAGGAAGACCGTTTCGTGGGCATGTTTTATTGGACATGGCATCAAGGATTTGACTCTACGGGAGGTAATGACGACACATCGATAGAAGTAAAGAATATTTCAGAAGTGCTTCGTCTGCATCCTGAAGCTATGGATGACTATAATCATCCTGCTTGGGGTGAGCCTGGCAAGCGACCCGGGGTTTTCTATTGGGATGAACCTATTTTCGGATATTATAAGACTACAGATCCGTGGGTGCTTCGCAAACATGCCGAAATGCTTGCCGATGCAGGTGTCGACTGTGTGTTTTTTGACTGTACGAATGGCGCTCATATATGGGAAAACTCATTTCGTGCGTTGCTTAAGACATGGGATAAGGCTCAGAAAGACGGGGTCAATGTTCCGAAGATAGTCTTTATGCTTCCGTTTGCCCCGACCGATGATTCCCGGAAATCGCTTATAAATCTCTATAACGGGTTATACGGAAAGGGAGAATATGAAAACCTGTGGTTCTATTGGAAAGGGAAGCCACTTATCATGGCCTATTCGGATAATCTGGCTGACACAGGAATAGAACGGAAAATACGTGAGTTCTTTACATTCCGCCCCGGTCAACCCGATTATGTCTTTGGTTCAGACCCGGCTACTCCCCAGTGGGGCTGGCTTGAGGTTTTTCCAACCCACGGATATTGTTACGATAAGGAAAAAAGACAGTTTGAACAGTGTGTGGTCGGCATTGCGCAGAACGCACGTGCTCTCAGCGGCGGACATTGCTGCGCCTTTAATTTATCTGATACCTATGGCCGGAGTTACAGCTATCTTAAAGGCTTTGACTCTCGCGAGGATGCTTACCTCTACGGATGGAATTTTCAGGAGCAGTGGAATCGTGCCATTGATTATCTGAAGCCTCAGATGGTCTTTGTGACCGGATGGAACGAATGGACATCGGGTATGTGGACGAAAGCTCACGGATGGAGTGATCCGCTGTCGTTTGTCGATCAGTTTGACCGTGACCACAGCCGAGACATAGAGCCGACCAAAGGCTGGGGCGACAAAGGAGACGTCTATTATCAGCAGCTGGTCGACAACGTACGCCGATTTAAAGGCATGGCGAAGCCTCAGACAGCATCTGCTCCCAAGACTATAGAGCTTGGCAGGGCGCATGAATGGGACGATGTGATGCCGGAGTATAAAGCCTATCGTGGCAACACATTCCATCGCGACCACAGAGGACGTTATAATAAGTATTACACAAATAGTTCCGGCCGAAATGATATTGTCGGTTCGAAGGTTGCTCACGATAGGGACTATGTCTATTTCAGAGTGGAGACAGCTGAAGCCCTTACAGCCCCGACAGATCCGCATTGGATGATGCTCCTGATTGACATCGACCGGTATAAGGCTACCGGATGGAACGGATATGATTTCATTGTCAATCGCAGGTCGCCGGAAACTGACGGGGTCTGCATTGAAAAATCAAATGGAAGTTCATGGGAATGGCAGCAGATCGGTAATGGAAAGTATGTGGTCAGCGGCAATGTTCTCGAAATCGCAATACCCAAAAAACTCCTTGGAGTAGACGATAATTTAAGTTTTGAGTTCAAGTGGAATGACAATATGCAGCATCCGGGCGACATCATGGATTTCTATGTGAATGGTGATACAGCCCCCGGAGGACGATTCAATTATATCTATGAGTCATTGCCGGAATCCATAGGGCATACAGTTTGTGCCGATAGTCATAAGGCATCATATTAA
- a CDS encoding SusC/RagA family TonB-linked outer membrane protein: MTYHQKHFIALCMATLLWLVSIPVVWGADIPVVSGTVIDGDGEPVIGATIREQNTPNATFTNVDGEFTLKLTSKNPVLEISFIGYKTVKLPVTSSTVRVTMETEATDLDEVVVVAYGQQKKVTVTGSVAAVGSAEIKKSSEPNLAATLSGKLPGLTTMQQSGAPGEDDVKMFLRGAATTNGTSPLILVDGIPRTSMSEIDPNEVQSISVLKDASSTAVFGVRGANGVILITTRRGEEGKINVHGQVNYSMQQFNYWPEGRHSYDFVRLANEAALNDGGVPKYTDAQVAMYDLWKTGGSSDPAIRYWYPDTDWGDVYLKDHSNMVQANVNISGGSKKLKYFASAGYVYQGGMYKTESKDQLGYDPQSKMNRYNIRTNLDYNFNNWISASLDVSSSIRKTNQAAANMAGANTAGLRWAALTSKPTVPGPLTIAGNETNGFVVSEGVRDDGTLALHYVKGNRVVQDNELSLAQSAYGQLNRSGYKLLVEASANAIATLNFNLDRVTKGLSARGVISFETYAQQLTMGSKDFSGYRYDLNPGGYDHPVFTMEGNSEDDGQLALSRADVSRWFMNVQAQVNYNRTFSNVHNVTGMLLFQRDEKENILGSIPYKMIGLAGRFTYAFDSRYLAEVNIGYNGSEQFAPGHRFGFFPAFSLGWVASNEKFMQPLAENGWLTKLKFRASVGKVGNDELYAGADEAARQKQRFLYLDNNSKVPYIFHAQDAIMIPGSLTSAGDGTGIIYESLIGNPDIHWETAWKQNYAVDFTLFRNLDVTFDWFYEKRSDILISRNTIPHIGGLMSTQLPRSNFGKVKNTGYEISARYNYSLNRNLDFFLTGNFSYAKNTVIDADEVYLGDDYAYPYRTEGFSIGQQFGYLIDRSVNPELGLDGTGFYNSDEQIAQRGLTYSGIQPKRGDFVYKDLNNDGIIDQKDIAPIGYSSLLPRISYGLTFGGNAYGFDFSVMLQGVGKYTRYFGSQVMYEGFGTVFFSDMCDNRWSDERYAAGEKITHPRLSLIETSSHVANEYYTMDASYIRLKNLTVGYTLPKNFTRKLGMDNVRVYVSADNLHTWNKLHTKMIDPEQNGFSSYPLMKTYTAGLSIDL, encoded by the coding sequence ATGACCTACCATCAGAAACACTTCATTGCACTTTGCATGGCTACGCTACTCTGGCTGGTCTCTATACCAGTTGTATGGGGTGCAGACATCCCTGTAGTAAGCGGTACAGTTATCGATGGGGATGGTGAGCCTGTAATAGGTGCCACCATCCGCGAACAGAACACGCCGAACGCGACGTTTACAAATGTAGACGGCGAGTTTACTCTGAAACTGACATCCAAGAACCCGGTATTGGAAATTAGCTTCATCGGTTACAAGACAGTGAAGCTTCCGGTTACATCTTCTACTGTCAGAGTTACTATGGAAACTGAAGCTACCGACCTTGACGAAGTTGTAGTCGTTGCTTATGGCCAACAGAAAAAGGTCACTGTTACCGGTTCTGTCGCCGCCGTAGGCTCAGCTGAAATAAAGAAGTCATCCGAACCGAATCTTGCAGCCACTCTTTCGGGCAAGCTTCCCGGCCTCACTACAATGCAGCAGAGCGGCGCACCCGGAGAAGATGATGTGAAGATGTTCTTACGAGGAGCTGCCACTACAAACGGAACCTCTCCGCTAATCCTTGTCGATGGTATTCCTCGTACGTCGATGAGTGAGATTGATCCGAATGAGGTGCAGTCCATCAGTGTGCTCAAGGACGCATCGTCTACGGCTGTTTTCGGTGTGCGTGGAGCTAATGGCGTCATCCTTATCACCACCCGTCGAGGAGAGGAGGGTAAGATCAATGTCCACGGTCAGGTAAACTATTCGATGCAGCAATTCAACTACTGGCCTGAGGGACGTCATTCATACGACTTTGTCCGCCTCGCCAATGAAGCCGCTCTCAACGATGGCGGTGTGCCAAAATATACTGACGCGCAGGTTGCCATGTATGACTTGTGGAAAACCGGAGGCTCTTCTGATCCCGCTATCCGTTACTGGTATCCTGATACCGATTGGGGCGATGTTTATCTGAAAGACCATTCAAATATGGTTCAGGCAAATGTCAATATTTCAGGAGGCTCTAAGAAGCTTAAATATTTTGCAAGTGCCGGCTATGTATATCAGGGTGGCATGTATAAGACGGAGTCAAAAGATCAGCTCGGCTATGACCCTCAGTCGAAAATGAACCGCTACAATATCCGTACGAACCTTGATTATAATTTTAATAACTGGATTAGTGCTTCACTTGACGTGAGTTCTTCAATCAGGAAGACAAATCAGGCAGCTGCCAATATGGCCGGTGCAAATACAGCCGGTCTGCGATGGGCCGCTCTCACCTCTAAGCCTACAGTTCCCGGTCCTCTTACTATAGCCGGAAATGAAACTAATGGATTTGTGGTTTCTGAAGGTGTCCGTGACGACGGAACTTTAGCGCTTCATTATGTAAAAGGTAATCGCGTGGTTCAGGACAATGAGCTGTCTCTTGCCCAGTCGGCCTATGGTCAGCTTAATCGTTCAGGCTATAAGCTCCTTGTCGAAGCATCGGCTAACGCAATCGCGACACTTAATTTTAATCTTGACCGTGTGACAAAGGGTCTTTCAGCCCGTGGTGTCATCTCCTTCGAGACATACGCACAGCAACTCACTATGGGAAGCAAGGATTTCTCAGGTTATCGCTATGACCTTAATCCCGGTGGTTATGATCATCCGGTCTTTACAATGGAGGGCAACTCAGAAGATGACGGTCAGCTCGCTCTTTCACGTGCCGATGTCAGCAGGTGGTTCATGAATGTTCAGGCTCAGGTCAATTATAACCGGACATTCAGCAATGTCCATAATGTGACAGGTATGCTACTTTTTCAGCGGGATGAGAAAGAAAATATTCTCGGTTCGATTCCCTATAAGATGATCGGTCTGGCCGGACGTTTCACATACGCTTTTGACTCGCGTTATCTTGCTGAAGTCAATATCGGTTACAATGGATCAGAGCAGTTCGCGCCCGGACACCGTTTCGGTTTCTTCCCTGCATTCTCTCTTGGTTGGGTGGCCTCTAATGAGAAGTTCATGCAGCCATTGGCTGAGAACGGATGGCTGACCAAGTTAAAATTCCGTGCTTCGGTAGGTAAGGTCGGTAACGACGAACTCTATGCCGGTGCCGACGAAGCCGCTCGTCAGAAACAGCGTTTCCTATATCTGGATAATAATTCCAAAGTCCCATATATTTTCCATGCTCAGGATGCGATTATGATTCCGGGCTCTCTTACCAGTGCAGGCGATGGAACCGGCATTATCTATGAAAGCCTCATCGGTAATCCTGATATCCATTGGGAAACAGCATGGAAACAGAACTACGCTGTTGATTTTACTCTTTTCCGTAATCTTGACGTGACTTTCGACTGGTTTTATGAGAAACGCTCCGATATCCTGATTTCACGTAATACCATTCCACATATCGGCGGTCTTATGTCCACGCAACTTCCCCGCTCAAACTTCGGGAAAGTCAAGAATACCGGTTATGAAATCTCGGCCCGCTATAATTATTCGCTAAACCGCAATCTCGATTTCTTCCTCACAGGTAATTTTTCGTATGCAAAGAATACAGTTATTGATGCAGACGAAGTATATCTTGGTGATGACTATGCCTATCCATATCGCACCGAGGGTTTCAGCATCGGACAGCAGTTCGGTTATCTGATTGACCGCTCGGTAAATCCGGAACTTGGTCTTGACGGCACAGGTTTCTATAATTCCGATGAGCAGATAGCACAACGTGGACTTACGTATTCCGGCATACAACCCAAACGCGGAGACTTCGTTTATAAGGATCTGAATAACGACGGCATCATAGACCAGAAGGACATCGCTCCGATCGGTTATTCGAGTCTCCTTCCAAGGATATCTTATGGTCTGACTTTTGGTGGTAACGCCTATGGCTTTGATTTTTCAGTGATGCTTCAGGGCGTTGGTAAATATACCCGTTATTTTGGCAGCCAAGTAATGTATGAAGGATTTGGAACCGTGTTTTTCTCTGATATGTGTGACAATCGCTGGAGTGATGAACGGTATGCCGCCGGTGAAAAAATCACCCATCCACGCCTCTCGCTCATAGAGACCTCAAGTCACGTGGCAAATGAATACTACACGATGGATGCCTCCTATATTCGCCTTAAGAATCTTACGGTCGGTTATACTCTTCCTAAAAATTTCACAAGGAAACTCGGAATGGATAACGTGCGCGTGTATGTGAGTGCGGATAACCTGCATACATGGAATAAACTCCATACTAAGATGATCGACCCTGAACAGAATGGTTTCTCATCTTATCCGCTTATGAAGACTTATACCGCAGGTTTATCCATTGACCTTTAA
- a CDS encoding RagB/SusD family nutrient uptake outer membrane protein, producing MKKHLFNIFLAVLAVCNIGLLLSSCQDDLDVTPDGRMPIDVVFSTPENTKDYFASAWSHIPQKMFMYYFFDNFLIDMADEGWSTAEYQPLLISDIYAGNCNTTKHRFEWDDTSQGKWDGGYWTRYWSMIRILNNCLKHFPDAAFESESERELCTAEARVLRAFYYLQLVKFYGDLPIITDVLSVNSSYAGMERSAAWEVLQHIVAECEAALESPNLPWSITAVQQKNRMTKGIACAIISQASLFAASPLFCKDQNLWQYAYDKNKKAFDLLIANGYELYTHLVDNKSYHNCYQEYFASRSYAGSKADDKETIWGSPLNWGVNHSTINGVPIFAVETHQAGCIPTQELVDAYDMLATGEPIYDLANPYVDEKHSDININTRSGYNPEKPYEGRDPRFYASVIYNGSKLNTGVLNKTVEIWNNENTWDGKECSFPGGSGNAKIDIKSQRYTRTGYYNNKYHTYKVTPGQMKDEGNWKYYRLGEIYLNLAECAVETNKISEAMNLVNDIRHRAGFDPSVDKVTSDKDYARLIVRHERQVELAFEEHRYFDCRRWGTVNEDIKEERYNTGMWIHKNGTKYVYVRFPLGKDQGNGLSKYCSAAKYRLVPIPLTESSTLGALTGFGADYWQNPGWE from the coding sequence ATGAAAAAGCATCTTTTTAATATATTTTTAGCTGTCTTGGCAGTTTGTAACATCGGATTGTTGCTGTCATCATGTCAGGATGATCTTGATGTGACACCGGATGGCCGTATGCCCATCGATGTGGTTTTCTCGACACCTGAGAATACCAAGGACTATTTTGCCTCGGCTTGGTCGCATATCCCTCAGAAAATGTTCATGTACTATTTCTTCGATAATTTTCTTATCGACATGGCTGATGAAGGATGGTCAACTGCAGAATATCAGCCCCTGCTTATTTCTGATATCTATGCCGGTAATTGCAACACGACCAAACATCGTTTCGAATGGGATGACACTTCGCAAGGAAAGTGGGACGGAGGTTATTGGACCCGTTATTGGTCAATGATCCGCATTCTCAACAACTGTCTCAAGCATTTTCCGGATGCTGCTTTTGAAAGTGAGTCGGAACGGGAATTATGTACTGCTGAGGCTCGTGTCCTCCGTGCGTTCTACTATCTTCAGTTGGTGAAATTTTATGGCGATTTGCCTATCATAACCGATGTCCTTAGCGTAAACTCTTCTTATGCAGGCATGGAGCGAAGCGCGGCATGGGAAGTCCTTCAACACATTGTGGCAGAATGTGAGGCGGCTCTCGAAAGTCCCAATCTTCCGTGGAGCATAACTGCGGTTCAGCAAAAAAACCGTATGACTAAAGGCATTGCATGTGCAATTATCTCTCAAGCATCGCTGTTTGCTGCAAGTCCTCTTTTCTGTAAGGACCAGAATTTGTGGCAATATGCCTATGATAAAAACAAGAAAGCTTTCGACCTCCTAATTGCGAATGGATATGAGCTCTATACTCACCTTGTTGACAACAAATCATACCATAACTGCTATCAGGAATATTTCGCATCACGCAGCTATGCCGGTTCGAAGGCCGATGACAAGGAGACAATCTGGGGAAGTCCTCTGAACTGGGGTGTGAACCATTCGACCATCAACGGTGTGCCGATTTTCGCCGTCGAGACTCATCAAGCCGGATGTATCCCCACTCAGGAACTTGTTGATGCTTATGATATGCTTGCCACAGGTGAACCAATCTATGATCTTGCGAATCCTTATGTAGATGAAAAACATTCCGATATCAACATTAATACACGGTCAGGCTATAATCCTGAAAAGCCCTATGAAGGCCGAGATCCCAGATTCTATGCGTCCGTCATATATAATGGGTCGAAGTTAAACACAGGTGTGCTGAATAAAACTGTTGAGATTTGGAATAACGAGAATACGTGGGACGGTAAGGAATGTAGTTTTCCCGGTGGTAGCGGAAACGCAAAAATTGATATAAAATCGCAGCGTTACACTCGTACCGGATACTATAATAACAAGTATCATACATATAAAGTGACTCCGGGTCAGATGAAAGATGAGGGAAACTGGAAATACTATCGTCTTGGCGAGATTTATCTGAACCTTGCTGAATGTGCGGTGGAAACAAACAAAATATCGGAAGCCATGAACTTGGTAAATGATATCCGTCATCGCGCAGGATTTGACCCGTCGGTTGATAAAGTCACTTCGGATAAGGATTATGCCCGACTCATTGTGCGCCATGAGCGTCAGGTTGAGCTGGCTTTTGAAGAACACCGTTATTTCGATTGCCGTCGCTGGGGCACAGTGAACGAAGATATAAAAGAGGAACGCTATAATACAGGCATGTGGATTCATAAGAATGGAACAAAATATGTCTATGTCCGCTTTCCGCTCGGTAAAGATCAAGGCAATGGCCTCAGTAAGTATTGTTCTGCGGCAAAATATCGCCTCGTACCTATTCCTTTGACTGAATCAAGCACTCTCGGTGCGCTCACCGGATTCGGTGCAGACTATTGGCAAAACCCCGGTTGGGAGTAA